From the genome of Kryptolebias marmoratus isolate JLee-2015 linkage group LG19, ASM164957v2, whole genome shotgun sequence, one region includes:
- the LOC108231769 gene encoding protein FAM177A1-like isoform X1 produces MADISLYLTNVNVSVGRTVDAGQSRSPHPGKDPDSVELELEAPQREKAPRRIIHFSSGETMEEYSTDDDDEEEGEEREAERKDLLSPPVDAVRSKMPWGPYFWFHMWRAATSTISACDYLGERMASLFGITSAKYQYAIDEYYRIKKEKEEEAEGNRLSEEAERSFGQVRSQEQKDEAAADAAAGDGGQDAAAEEAARPTTTYQVENESRVNPNTITVPVIVTAT; encoded by the exons ATGGCTGATATTTCTCTGTATCTGACCAACGTCAACGTGTCCGTGGGCCGGACCGTGGACGCGGGGCAG AGCCGGAGCCCGCACCCGGGGAAGGACCCGGACAGcgtggagctggagctggaggccCCGCAGAGGGAGAAGGCTCCCCGCCGCATCATCCACTTCTCCAGCGGGGAGACCATGGAGGAGTACAGCACCGACGACGACgacgaggaggagggagaggagcgGGAGGCGGAGAGGAAGGACCTGCTGTCCCCCCCTGTCGATGCGGTGAGG TCCAAGATGCCCTGGGGGCCATATTTCTGGTTCCACATGTGGAGAGCAGCCACGTCCACCATCTCAG CGTGCGATTACCTCGGGGAGAGGATGGCCTCCCTCTTCGGCATAACGTCGGCCAAGTATCAGTACGCCATCGACGAATACTACAGGATAAAGAAAGAG AAGGAGGAAGAGGCGGAAGGAAACCGTCTGTCGGAGGAGGCGGAGCGTTCTTTCGGCCAGGTTCGCTCCCAGGAGCAGAAGGACGAGGCCGCCGCCGACGCCGCCGCAGGGGACGGGGGCCAGGACGCGGCTGCGGAGGAGGCCGCCCGCCCCACCACGACCTACCAGGTGGAGAACGAGAGTCGGGTGAACCCCAACACCATCACCGTCCCCGTCATCGTGACGGCCACCTAA
- the LOC108231769 gene encoding protein FAM177A1-like isoform X2: MADISLYLTNVNVSVGRTVDAGQSRSPHPGKDPDSVELELEAPQREKAPRRIIHFSSGETMEEYSTDDDDEEEGEEREAERKDLLSPPVDASKMPWGPYFWFHMWRAATSTISACDYLGERMASLFGITSAKYQYAIDEYYRIKKEKEEEAEGNRLSEEAERSFGQVRSQEQKDEAAADAAAGDGGQDAAAEEAARPTTTYQVENESRVNPNTITVPVIVTAT; this comes from the exons ATGGCTGATATTTCTCTGTATCTGACCAACGTCAACGTGTCCGTGGGCCGGACCGTGGACGCGGGGCAG AGCCGGAGCCCGCACCCGGGGAAGGACCCGGACAGcgtggagctggagctggaggccCCGCAGAGGGAGAAGGCTCCCCGCCGCATCATCCACTTCTCCAGCGGGGAGACCATGGAGGAGTACAGCACCGACGACGACgacgaggaggagggagaggagcgGGAGGCGGAGAGGAAGGACCTGCTGTCCCCCCCTGTCGATGCG TCCAAGATGCCCTGGGGGCCATATTTCTGGTTCCACATGTGGAGAGCAGCCACGTCCACCATCTCAG CGTGCGATTACCTCGGGGAGAGGATGGCCTCCCTCTTCGGCATAACGTCGGCCAAGTATCAGTACGCCATCGACGAATACTACAGGATAAAGAAAGAG AAGGAGGAAGAGGCGGAAGGAAACCGTCTGTCGGAGGAGGCGGAGCGTTCTTTCGGCCAGGTTCGCTCCCAGGAGCAGAAGGACGAGGCCGCCGCCGACGCCGCCGCAGGGGACGGGGGCCAGGACGCGGCTGCGGAGGAGGCCGCCCGCCCCACCACGACCTACCAGGTGGAGAACGAGAGTCGGGTGAACCCCAACACCATCACCGTCCCCGTCATCGTGACGGCCACCTAA